A DNA window from Sulfitobacter sp. BSw21498 contains the following coding sequences:
- a CDS encoding heme NO-binding domain-containing protein yields MHGLINHTIQRFVLDSFGGAVWTQVALRADLCGAMGSSDFEPMLTYDDAITPRVVKRLSAVVDRPIPDLLEDLGAWLVSNPARDGVRRLLRFGGVDFEEFLHSLNDLPERATLAIEELRLPAMEVTQLDDWRFSLTCRGPVSGFGYVMMGIMRVIADDYGTLALLDGKGFTTGEEIISVTIIDRNYAQGRSFELGASV; encoded by the coding sequence ATGCACGGGCTGATCAACCATACGATCCAACGGTTCGTGCTGGACAGTTTTGGGGGGGCGGTATGGACGCAAGTCGCCCTGCGCGCCGATCTATGTGGCGCAATGGGGTCGAGCGACTTTGAACCGATGCTGACCTATGATGACGCCATCACGCCACGGGTCGTTAAGCGCCTGTCTGCGGTGGTGGACCGCCCGATACCGGACCTGCTTGAGGATTTAGGCGCTTGGTTGGTGTCTAACCCCGCACGCGACGGGGTGCGCCGTCTGCTGCGGTTCGGCGGCGTCGATTTCGAAGAGTTTCTCCACTCTCTCAATGATCTTCCTGAACGTGCTACCCTCGCGATAGAGGAACTTCGTCTGCCCGCCATGGAGGTCACGCAGCTGGACGACTGGCGTTTCTCGCTGACGTGTCGCGGGCCGGTATCGGGCTTTGGGTACGTGATGATGGGCATAATGCGGGTGATCGCGGATGATTATGGCACATTGGCCCTATTGGACGGCAAAGGGTTCACCACGGGGGAGGAGATAATCAGCGTCACCATCATCGACCGGAACTATGCGCAGGGACGTAGCTTTGAGTTGGGCGCAAGCGTATGA
- a CDS encoding glycosyl transferase, with protein MADFHQNGNIATLHNLRTRSQAEMTYELETFAQTRKMTLILPCLYSELETEAMPRILDELSKVTYLHRIIIGLDRADEAQFRHAKEFFKGLNQNHIVIWNDSPRMQALEAQLQEMGLAPAEKGKGKNVWSSLGYLIACQDSAVMAIHDCDIVTYTNDLLARLIYPVANANFPYQVAKGYYARVGSDKLNGRVTRLLVSPLLIALKKVVGDRDYIDYLRAFRYPLSGEFAMRTNILPDLRIPSDWGLEIGVLSEAWRNLAPKSVCQVEIADDYDHKHQDLSEADADAGLNRMSTDICKAIFRKLAADGTVFTPNVFRTLKATYYRCALDLLDAYYNDAKMNGLSIDRHQEERAIELFTENIMRAGHFFLDNPHETPFIPTWNRVHSAAPDFLTKLREAAAADDAEYT; from the coding sequence ATGGCTGATTTTCATCAGAACGGAAACATCGCGACACTGCACAATCTGCGCACCCGCTCTCAGGCCGAAATGACCTACGAGCTTGAAACCTTCGCCCAGACCCGCAAAATGACGCTGATCCTGCCGTGCCTCTATTCCGAGCTGGAAACCGAAGCGATGCCCCGCATTCTGGATGAGCTGTCCAAGGTCACCTATCTGCACCGCATCATCATCGGTCTGGACCGCGCCGACGAGGCACAGTTCCGCCACGCCAAAGAGTTTTTCAAAGGCTTGAACCAGAATCATATTGTGATCTGGAACGACAGCCCGCGCATGCAAGCGCTTGAGGCTCAGCTACAAGAAATGGGGCTCGCCCCCGCCGAGAAGGGCAAAGGCAAAAACGTCTGGTCCTCTCTTGGGTATCTGATCGCCTGTCAGGACAGCGCCGTGATGGCGATCCACGATTGCGACATCGTCACCTATACCAACGACCTGCTGGCCCGCCTGATCTATCCGGTCGCCAATGCAAATTTCCCCTATCAGGTGGCCAAGGGCTATTACGCGCGGGTGGGCAGCGACAAGCTGAACGGGCGGGTCACGCGCCTGCTGGTCAGCCCGCTGCTCATCGCGTTAAAAAAGGTCGTGGGGGATCGTGACTATATCGATTACCTGCGCGCCTTCCGCTATCCGCTGTCGGGCGAATTTGCCATGCGTACCAATATCCTGCCCGACCTGCGCATCCCGTCAGACTGGGGGCTAGAGATTGGCGTTCTGTCAGAGGCATGGCGCAACCTTGCCCCGAAATCAGTCTGTCAGGTCGAAATCGCGGACGACTATGACCACAAGCACCAGGACCTGAGCGAAGCGGATGCCGACGCGGGCCTGAACCGCATGTCCACCGACATCTGCAAAGCGATCTTTCGCAAGCTGGCAGCGGATGGCACGGTGTTCACGCCCAACGTATTCCGCACCCTAAAAGCGACCTACTATCGCTGCGCGCTCGACCTGCTGGATGCCTATTACAATGATGCCAAGATGAACGGCCTCAGCATCGACCGCCACCAAGAAGAGCGCGCGATTGAACTGTTCACCGAAAACATCATGCGGGCGGGGCATTTCTTTTTGGACAACCCGCACGAGACGCCCTTTATTCCCACGTGGAACCGCGTCCATTCAGCGGCACCGGATTTCTTGACGAAACTACGCGAAGCCGCGGCGGCGGATGATGCCGAATACACCTAA
- a CDS encoding M24 family metallopeptidase, whose product MSENLSQRLADYAAVAAILGVDAVALVPGPNFSRAVGQSFMSHERPFVLVIPADKPAAVLLPNLELGSWDTVGFDGAVFDWRDQTGYADAFAALTQHLGISSLAVEGQVMRVFVHHAFKTAQPDLTITDAEREISALRMIKTPEDISALREAIAISERALQRTLDSVKLGQSEKQIEQTLVQALFAEGADDLSFGPIVAAADGSARPHAHAREDYAVKAGDALLLDFGARKNGFAADITRTVFLDHVTDEGRDVYDTVLRANMAGLAVTRAGVSAHDIDDAVISVLEASPYGDRIRTKTGHGLGREVHEAPYIMRGNHMTLPAGTVYTNEPGLYEIGNFGVRIEDDVLITDNGYETLTNFPKELMVIKC is encoded by the coding sequence GTGTCAGAAAATCTCTCTCAACGTCTTGCCGACTATGCCGCTGTGGCCGCCATTTTGGGTGTCGATGCCGTGGCGCTGGTGCCCGGGCCCAATTTTTCGCGCGCTGTCGGCCAAAGCTTTATGAGCCACGAACGCCCCTTTGTTCTGGTGATCCCCGCGGATAAACCCGCGGCTGTGCTGTTGCCGAACCTCGAGCTGGGCAGCTGGGACACGGTCGGATTTGACGGCGCGGTATTCGATTGGCGTGATCAGACGGGCTATGCCGATGCCTTTGCCGCGCTGACGCAGCATTTGGGCATCTCGTCGCTGGCGGTTGAGGGGCAGGTGATGCGCGTGTTCGTGCACCATGCGTTCAAGACTGCGCAGCCCGATCTGACCATCACCGATGCAGAGCGCGAAATCTCGGCCCTGCGGATGATCAAAACCCCCGAAGATATTTCCGCCCTGCGCGAGGCCATCGCGATTTCCGAACGCGCCCTGCAGCGGACGCTGGACAGCGTCAAGCTGGGCCAGAGCGAAAAGCAGATTGAACAGACGCTGGTGCAGGCGCTGTTTGCCGAAGGGGCGGATGACCTGTCCTTTGGTCCCATCGTGGCCGCCGCAGACGGATCGGCCCGCCCCCATGCCCACGCGCGCGAGGATTACGCGGTCAAGGCAGGCGACGCGCTGCTGCTGGATTTCGGCGCGCGCAAGAACGGCTTTGCCGCCGACATTACCCGCACCGTTTTTCTGGATCACGTGACCGACGAGGGGCGCGATGTGTATGATACCGTGCTGCGCGCCAATATGGCCGGCCTTGCCGTGACCCGCGCAGGGGTGTCTGCGCACGACATCGACGACGCCGTGATTTCTGTGCTTGAAGCGTCGCCCTATGGTGACCGTATCCGTACCAAGACCGGCCACGGTCTGGGCCGCGAAGTCCACGAGGCCCCCTATATCATGCGCGGCAATCACATGACTTTACCCGCCGGAACGGTTTACACGAATGAGCCCGGACTCTACGAGATCGGAAATTTTGGCGTGCGCATCGAAGATGACGTGCTGATTACCGACAATGGCTATGAAACGCTGACAAACTTCCCCAAAGAGCTGATGGTGATAAAATGCTGA
- a CDS encoding helix-turn-helix domain-containing protein has translation MRMQRHRMAMTLQQLSAASGVSVGYLSQVERANATPTLGTLSQIAAALEVNTDFFVRTPRTVDSLTRGAGRPRFAVAGSSIEYEQIGAERAGHEMTSYVMNVPPGYESETVTHVGEEIIYILEGEISQMVGEREYLMTAGDSLHYLGTTPHCWSNKTDRQARILWVGRMKYDKSGEIGQNEAAPAESSREMLPLRR, from the coding sequence ATGCGGATGCAGCGTCATCGTATGGCGATGACATTGCAGCAGCTGTCCGCCGCGTCCGGTGTGTCGGTCGGCTATCTGAGCCAGGTGGAACGTGCCAATGCGACGCCGACCCTTGGCACGCTCAGCCAGATCGCCGCCGCGCTTGAGGTAAATACAGATTTCTTTGTGCGCACCCCGCGTACGGTCGACAGTCTGACCCGCGGTGCCGGACGTCCCCGTTTTGCGGTGGCAGGATCGTCGATTGAATATGAACAGATCGGTGCCGAACGCGCGGGCCACGAGATGACATCCTATGTGATGAATGTCCCGCCCGGCTACGAATCCGAAACAGTGACCCATGTTGGCGAAGAGATCATCTATATCCTCGAGGGAGAGATCTCGCAGATGGTTGGCGAACGGGAGTATCTGATGACCGCGGGCGACAGTCTGCATTATCTGGGTACCACGCCGCATTGCTGGTCCAACAAGACAGATCGGCAGGCCCGCATATTATGGGTCGGTCGGATGAAATACGATAAGTCCGGGGAAATCGGACAGAATGAGGCCGCGCCAGCAGAGAGCTCGCGCGAAATGTTACCCCTCAGGCGTTAA
- a CDS encoding ABC transporter permease subunit translates to MLNYVLGRLLTFIPTFIGVTLISFGFIRALPGDPIQVMAGERGISDERYAQLAKQFGYDQPIYVQFWDYLTGVLQGDLGNSFVTKRPVFDEFFTLFPATLELSVCAMIFAIALGLPAGVIAAVNRGKFFDRALMSTALVGYSMPIFWWALLLIIVFSGNLQWTPVSGRIDLLYYFPNPSGFMLIDSLASGQKGAFISAVRHLILPTIVLGTIPLAVIARQTRSAMLEVLGEDYIRTARAKGMSPGRINGIHALRNALIPVITVIGLSVGTLLAGAILTETIFSWPGIGKWMVDSIFRRDYPVVQGGLLLIAVMVMVVNLTVDMLYGVINPKIRKR, encoded by the coding sequence ATGCTGAACTATGTTCTGGGACGTCTGCTGACGTTCATCCCGACCTTTATCGGGGTGACGCTGATCTCCTTCGGGTTCATCCGCGCGCTGCCCGGCGACCCCATTCAGGTGATGGCGGGCGAGCGTGGCATCTCTGACGAACGCTATGCCCAACTGGCCAAACAATTCGGCTATGACCAGCCGATCTATGTGCAATTCTGGGATTATCTAACCGGCGTGCTTCAGGGCGATCTGGGCAACAGCTTTGTCACCAAACGCCCGGTGTTCGATGAATTCTTTACGCTGTTCCCCGCGACGCTTGAGCTGTCGGTCTGTGCGATGATCTTTGCCATCGCGCTTGGCCTTCCGGCGGGGGTGATTGCGGCGGTGAACCGTGGCAAGTTCTTTGACCGGGCGCTGATGTCGACGGCACTGGTGGGCTATTCGATGCCGATCTTCTGGTGGGCGTTGCTGCTGATCATCGTCTTTTCGGGCAACCTGCAATGGACGCCTGTGTCGGGGCGGATCGATCTGCTGTATTATTTCCCCAACCCCAGCGGCTTTATGCTGATCGACAGTCTGGCGTCAGGCCAGAAGGGCGCGTTTATTTCGGCGGTGCGGCATCTGATCTTGCCGACGATTGTGCTGGGGACGATCCCGCTGGCCGTGATCGCACGCCAGACGCGGTCGGCTATGCTTGAAGTCTTGGGCGAGGATTATATCCGTACCGCCCGCGCTAAGGGTATGTCTCCGGGACGGATCAACGGCATCCACGCGCTGCGTAATGCGCTGATCCCCGTGATCACCGTGATTGGTCTGTCGGTGGGCACGCTGCTGGCCGGCGCGATCCTGACCGAAACGATCTTTAGCTGGCCGGGCATCGGCAAGTGGATGGTCGATAGTATTTTCCGCCGCGATTACCCCGTGGTTCAGGGCGGGCTGCTGCTGATTGCTGTGATGGTGATGGTCGTGAACCTGACCGTCGACATGCTGTACGGCGTCATCAACCCCAAAATCAGAAAGCGATAA
- a CDS encoding GGDEF domain-containing protein, which translates to MHLIVRPCGRIRHVGPTVQKLCHRGTWVGSNFFDQFVIRRPNMACSIAQIRPLAGRKLHLALRDSPELVLKGVLVPLPDRSGGRDANVAEDDCVINLSFGISILNGVRAYRLSNADFAATDLAVEMLYLIEAKSAAMAASRALNQKLEVAKIAAEERAFTDTLTGLKNRRAMDHVLARLIAGKKGFAVMQIDLDYFKAVNDSMGHAAGDHVLQAAARVMIDTTREIDTIARVGGDEFTVLLPGITDGAHLTEVGNRIIAQLERPIDFDGAACRISASIGSIRVGKGQDAVAEDVLSDADAALYRSKHAGRAQHTLHV; encoded by the coding sequence ATGCATCTTATCGTGCGGCCCTGTGGACGTATTCGCCATGTGGGGCCCACGGTTCAGAAGCTGTGCCATCGCGGTACATGGGTTGGCAGCAACTTCTTTGATCAATTCGTCATACGGCGCCCGAATATGGCTTGCAGCATTGCGCAAATCCGCCCCTTGGCAGGGCGCAAGCTGCATCTAGCGCTACGTGACAGCCCGGAGCTGGTATTGAAGGGAGTATTGGTACCGCTGCCTGATCGCAGCGGGGGGCGGGATGCAAATGTCGCGGAAGATGACTGCGTGATCAACCTGTCCTTTGGTATCTCAATTCTGAACGGGGTACGTGCTTATCGGCTGAGCAATGCAGATTTTGCGGCCACGGATCTAGCCGTTGAAATGCTCTATCTCATCGAGGCGAAATCCGCGGCGATGGCGGCCTCGCGTGCGTTGAACCAGAAGCTAGAGGTCGCCAAGATCGCGGCGGAAGAGCGAGCCTTTACTGACACGCTGACGGGTCTCAAAAACCGCCGTGCGATGGACCATGTGCTGGCACGTCTGATTGCGGGAAAAAAGGGGTTCGCGGTGATGCAGATCGATCTTGATTACTTCAAGGCGGTGAATGACAGCATGGGTCATGCGGCGGGCGATCATGTGCTACAGGCCGCCGCGCGGGTGATGATCGACACCACACGAGAGATCGATACTATTGCCCGCGTCGGCGGTGACGAATTTACGGTACTTCTACCGGGTATCACAGACGGTGCCCATCTCACCGAAGTTGGCAATCGGATCATAGCGCAGCTGGAGCGGCCAATTGATTTTGACGGCGCGGCCTGCAGGATTTCTGCCAGTATTGGTAGCATTCGGGTTGGCAAGGGGCAGGATGCCGTCGCGGAGGATGTCTTGTCGGACGCTGATGCGGCGCTCTACCGCTCCAAGCACGCTGGCCGTGCGCAGCATACGCTGCACGTCTAA
- a CDS encoding ABC transporter permease subunit, translating to MDDALSAEAAMVQERPGRLREFWFYFRENRGAVIGLYIFAVFAFLALFGPWVAPHDATEQFRAATLQPPAWQEGGSWNHILGTDPLGRDMLSRLIVGARYSFFVGVVVVSIAASGGIIIGLIAGFAPKWVDSIIMRVMDIVLAFPSLLLALVLVAILGPSLTNAMIAIAIVLQPHYVRLTRASVMSERQKDYVTSARVAGAGIVRLMFVTVLPNCLAPIIVQAALSFSTAILDAAALGFLGMGAQPPTPEWGTMLAEAREFILRAWWVVTFPGVAILVTVLAINLMGDGLRDALDPKLKRS from the coding sequence ATGGACGACGCACTCTCTGCCGAAGCCGCAATGGTTCAGGAACGTCCGGGCCGCTTGCGCGAATTCTGGTTCTACTTCCGCGAAAACCGTGGCGCTGTCATCGGGCTGTATATCTTTGCGGTCTTCGCCTTTCTGGCGCTGTTCGGCCCTTGGGTTGCGCCTCATGACGCAACCGAGCAATTCCGCGCCGCCACCCTACAGCCCCCCGCGTGGCAGGAGGGCGGTAGCTGGAACCATATTCTGGGCACCGACCCGCTGGGACGCGATATGCTGTCGCGCTTGATCGTGGGCGCGCGCTATTCTTTCTTTGTGGGGGTCGTTGTAGTCTCCATCGCGGCGAGCGGCGGCATCATCATCGGCCTGATCGCGGGCTTTGCGCCCAAATGGGTCGATAGCATCATCATGCGGGTGATGGATATCGTTTTGGCGTTCCCGTCGTTGCTGCTGGCGCTCGTGCTGGTGGCGATCCTCGGACCATCGCTGACCAACGCGATGATTGCCATCGCGATTGTTTTGCAGCCTCACTATGTGCGTCTGACCCGCGCCAGCGTCATGTCAGAACGGCAAAAAGATTACGTAACCTCGGCGCGTGTCGCAGGGGCAGGGATAGTCCGGCTGATGTTCGTCACCGTGCTGCCAAACTGTCTTGCGCCGATCATCGTGCAGGCCGCCCTGTCGTTTTCGACCGCGATCCTTGATGCGGCTGCCTTGGGCTTTCTGGGGATGGGGGCGCAGCCGCCCACACCTGAATGGGGCACCATGCTGGCCGAAGCACGCGAGTTCATCCTGCGTGCATGGTGGGTCGTGACCTTCCCCGGCGTGGCGATCCTTGTGACCGTACTTGCGATCAACCTCATGGGTGACGGCCTGCGCGACGCGCTTGATCCGAAACTGAAACGGAGCTGA
- a CDS encoding sugar phosphorylase codes for MTDSARSLGYRLSALLGEIYPELDADILASMALDAFWPESTTRRKRGRVAGNTLWSEQDALLITYGNSIVDGAHKPLDLLNDFLHRYLRGTLNSVHILPFFPYTSDDGFAVSDFRAVNPQLGDWPDINRIAADFTLMSDLVLNHVSSQGNWFNAYRQGQPPFDTFFFEASPQDDLRDVVRPRTTPLLQEVETPNGPRHVWCTFSHDQIDLDFRNPEVLLEFLRIIRLHVDNGVQIIRLDAVAFLWKQIGTPSIHLPQTHAIIRLMRLLCDYAPEKLILLTETNVPKAENLSYFGAGDEAHAIYNFPLPPLILHAMMSGNGAHLRRWQRTMPPAPMGCAYLNFTASHDGIGMRPAEGLLPEDEKQQVIDTVLQVGGLVSMRSLPDGGQSPYELNTTFYDALSRTFKGEDDHHHTRFICSQTIVMSLEGIPAFYIHAMLATPNDHAQVEHRGMSRAINRHRWDYPTLRDRLADGASAQSRVLGDLSARLKMRQKQKAFHPNATQFTVNLQDDRVFGVWRQSLDRKQSIFALHNVSDASVAISAAALNLIEDQPWLDLISGEMIDAGADHITLEPYQCMWITNRF; via the coding sequence ATGACGGACAGCGCGCGTTCTCTCGGCTATCGGCTTAGTGCATTGCTGGGCGAAATCTACCCCGAACTGGATGCCGACATTTTAGCCAGCATGGCATTGGACGCCTTTTGGCCGGAGAGCACAACCCGACGCAAGAGGGGCCGTGTGGCGGGCAATACGCTGTGGTCGGAACAGGATGCGCTGTTGATTACATACGGCAATTCAATCGTCGACGGTGCGCATAAGCCGCTGGATCTACTGAACGATTTCCTGCATCGCTATCTACGCGGAACTCTGAATAGCGTGCATATTCTGCCGTTCTTTCCCTATACCTCTGACGACGGCTTTGCGGTGTCCGATTTCCGCGCGGTGAACCCGCAACTGGGCGACTGGCCTGACATTAATCGCATCGCCGCCGATTTCACGCTGATGTCGGATCTGGTGCTGAACCACGTCTCAAGTCAGGGCAATTGGTTCAACGCTTACCGTCAGGGTCAGCCCCCTTTTGACACGTTCTTTTTCGAAGCCTCGCCGCAAGATGATCTGCGCGATGTGGTGCGCCCGCGCACGACGCCGCTGCTACAAGAGGTAGAAACACCAAACGGGCCGCGTCACGTGTGGTGCACCTTTAGCCACGATCAGATCGACCTTGATTTCCGCAACCCCGAGGTGCTGCTGGAGTTTCTGCGGATCATTCGCCTGCATGTGGACAATGGCGTGCAGATCATTCGGCTGGATGCGGTGGCGTTTCTATGGAAGCAGATCGGGACACCGTCGATCCATCTGCCGCAGACCCATGCGATTATCAGGCTGATGCGGTTGCTGTGTGATTATGCGCCCGAAAAGCTCATTTTGCTGACGGAAACCAATGTACCCAAGGCCGAAAACCTTAGCTATTTCGGCGCGGGGGACGAGGCGCATGCGATCTATAACTTTCCGCTGCCGCCGCTGATTTTGCACGCGATGATGTCGGGAAACGGGGCGCATCTGCGGCGCTGGCAGCGCACCATGCCGCCCGCGCCGATGGGCTGCGCGTATCTGAATTTTACCGCCAGCCACGACGGGATCGGGATGCGCCCTGCCGAAGGGTTGTTGCCCGAAGATGAAAAGCAACAGGTCATTGATACGGTGCTGCAGGTCGGCGGGCTGGTGTCGATGCGCAGCTTGCCAGACGGCGGGCAAAGCCCGTACGAGCTGAACACGACCTTTTACGATGCGCTATCTCGGACCTTTAAGGGCGAAGACGACCATCACCACACGCGCTTTATCTGTTCGCAGACCATCGTCATGTCGCTGGAGGGGATACCGGCCTTTTATATTCACGCGATGCTGGCGACGCCCAATGATCATGCGCAGGTCGAACACCGCGGGATGAGCCGCGCGATCAACCGCCATCGGTGGGACTATCCGACGTTGCGCGACCGGCTGGCCGATGGGGCCAGCGCGCAGTCGCGGGTTTTGGGCGATTTGTCGGCGCGCTTGAAGATGCGGCAGAAGCAAAAGGCGTTTCACCCCAATGCCACACAGTTTACCGTGAACCTGCAAGACGACCGCGTGTTTGGCGTGTGGCGGCAAAGTCTGGATCGCAAGCAGTCGATCTTTGCGTTGCATAACGTCAGCGATGCGTCTGTTGCGATCTCTGCTGCGGCACTGAACCTGATCGAGGACCAGCCATGGCTGGACCTGATCAGCGGTGAAATGATTGACGCTGGCGCGGATCATATCACGCTGGAGCCTTATCAATGCATGTGGATCACCAATCGCTTTTGA
- a CDS encoding ABC transporter substrate-binding protein, which yields MSFKKIMATGLLLSTLGVAAQAQSLVYCSEGSPEGFDPALYTSGTTFDASSHPVYNRLAEFKVGTTETIPALAESWDVSEDGKTVTFKLRKGVKFHSNAQFTPTRDFNADDVIFSFDRQGNAENPYNKVSGGTWEYYGAMSMPDLVESIEKVDDYTVQFNLTRAEAPIIANMAMDFASIVSKEYADAMLEAGTPEMMNQAPIGTGPFTFQAYQKDAVIRYVRNDAYWGDPARVEALIFAITPDASVRYQKVQAGECHVMAYPNPADVQAMKDAEDVVVMEQEGLNVGYLAYNTQMPPFDNANVRKALNMAIDKQAIIDVVFQGSGEIAKNPLPPTMWSYNDAIEDDKYDPEAAKAALEAEGVSDLTLKIWAMPVQRPYNPNARRMAELMQEDFSKVGVDVEIVSYEWGEYLERSKAKDRDGAVLLGWTGDNGDPDNFLAVLLGCDGVEKSNRAQWCNEEFDALVQEAKVLPTQEERAPLYEKAQEIFKDQAPWATIAHSVVYMPMRPEVENYVVHPLGGHIFNQVGLSQ from the coding sequence ATGTCTTTTAAGAAAATCATGGCCACTGGCCTGCTGCTGAGCACGCTTGGCGTTGCGGCGCAGGCGCAGTCGCTGGTCTATTGCTCGGAAGGGTCGCCCGAAGGCTTTGACCCGGCCCTGTACACATCGGGCACGACCTTTGACGCGTCCAGCCATCCGGTTTACAACCGCTTGGCGGAATTCAAGGTCGGCACAACCGAAACCATTCCCGCGCTGGCCGAAAGCTGGGACGTTTCCGAAGACGGCAAAACCGTCACGTTCAAGCTGCGCAAAGGCGTCAAGTTTCACAGCAACGCGCAATTCACGCCCACACGTGATTTCAACGCCGATGACGTGATCTTTAGCTTTGACCGTCAGGGCAATGCCGAAAACCCTTACAACAAAGTATCGGGCGGCACGTGGGAATACTACGGTGCGATGTCGATGCCTGATCTGGTCGAAAGCATTGAAAAAGTTGACGATTACACCGTTCAGTTCAACCTGACCCGCGCCGAAGCGCCAATCATCGCCAACATGGCAATGGATTTCGCGTCGATCGTGTCCAAGGAATATGCTGACGCGATGCTGGAAGCCGGCACGCCGGAAATGATGAACCAAGCGCCCATCGGCACCGGTCCGTTCACCTTCCAAGCCTACCAGAAAGACGCCGTGATCCGTTATGTGCGCAATGACGCATACTGGGGTGACCCAGCACGCGTCGAAGCGTTGATCTTTGCGATCACACCAGACGCGTCCGTGCGCTACCAGAAGGTTCAGGCGGGCGAATGCCACGTGATGGCCTATCCAAACCCTGCCGACGTGCAGGCGATGAAAGACGCCGAAGATGTCGTCGTGATGGAGCAAGAGGGCCTGAACGTGGGCTATCTGGCGTACAACACACAGATGCCTCCGTTCGACAACGCCAACGTGCGCAAAGCGTTGAACATGGCGATCGACAAACAGGCGATCATCGACGTGGTGTTCCAGGGCTCCGGCGAGATCGCCAAGAACCCGCTGCCGCCAACAATGTGGTCCTACAACGACGCGATCGAGGATGACAAATACGATCCCGAAGCCGCGAAAGCCGCGCTGGAAGCCGAAGGCGTATCCGACCTGACGCTGAAAATCTGGGCGATGCCGGTTCAGCGTCCCTATAACCCCAATGCCCGCCGTATGGCCGAGCTGATGCAGGAAGATTTCTCCAAGGTCGGTGTCGACGTCGAGATCGTTTCCTACGAATGGGGTGAATACCTTGAGCGTTCCAAAGCGAAAGACCGCGATGGTGCCGTTCTGCTGGGTTGGACAGGTGACAACGGTGACCCCGACAACTTCCTCGCGGTTCTGCTGGGCTGTGACGGCGTAGAGAAATCCAACCGCGCACAATGGTGCAACGAGGAGTTCGACGCCCTGGTTCAGGAAGCCAAGGTTCTGCCAACACAAGAAGAACGTGCGCCGCTGTATGAAAAAGCGCAGGAAATCTTCAAAGACCAAGCCCCTTGGGCAACCATCGCGCATTCGGTTGTTTACATGCCAATGCGTCCCGAAGTTGAAAACTATGTCGTACACCCGCTGGGTGGCCACATCTTCAACCAAGTTGGTCTGTCGCAATAA
- a CDS encoding HAD-IIB family hydrolase — MNMPPSLLVFTDLDGTLLSHTSYRWDAATQALDTLRDIGAALVIASSKSAPEIIEIRAQLGWTSCPAIIENGAGILPPESTDTPNTDTYVRLRRVLDSLPADLRDPFCGFGDMTVAQIAHITGLSHSGASNAAERAFSEPGIWSGSAQLRTTFIDALHNHGIHAREGGRFLTLSYGRTKADQMAALTEGFGARHTLALGDAPNDIEMLQAADFGVIVANPHRNPLPPMPGEGTGRITRTTLAGPAGWNTAVLDLIARLNLNKG; from the coding sequence ATGAATATGCCCCCATCTCTGCTGGTGTTTACCGACCTTGATGGCACGTTGCTGTCGCATACCTCCTATCGCTGGGACGCGGCCACACAGGCGCTGGATACACTGCGCGATATCGGCGCAGCGCTGGTGATCGCCAGCTCCAAATCCGCCCCAGAGATCATAGAGATTCGCGCCCAGTTGGGCTGGACCAGTTGCCCCGCGATCATTGAAAACGGCGCAGGCATTCTGCCCCCCGAGAGCACCGACACACCCAACACGGATACCTATGTCCGGCTGCGCCGCGTGCTGGATAGTTTGCCCGCCGATCTGCGCGACCCGTTTTGCGGGTTCGGCGATATGACCGTGGCGCAGATTGCGCACATTACGGGCCTGTCGCACAGCGGTGCGTCTAACGCGGCAGAGCGCGCGTTTTCCGAACCCGGCATCTGGTCCGGCAGCGCCCAACTGCGCACCACATTTATCGACGCCTTGCACAACCACGGCATCCATGCCCGCGAAGGCGGCAGGTTTCTCACACTGTCATACGGGCGCACCAAGGCCGATCAGATGGCCGCGCTGACCGAAGGTTTTGGGGCCCGTCATACGCTTGCCCTAGGGGACGCCCCCAACGACATCGAGATGCTGCAAGCGGCAGATTTTGGCGTCATCGTTGCCAACCCGCACCGTAACCCCCTGCCCCCGATGCCCGGCGAAGGCACGGGCCGGATCACCCGCACCACCCTTGCCGGCCCCGCAGGGTGGAACACCGCCGTGCTTGATCTGATCGCGCGCCTTAACCTGAACAAAGGATAG